GAAGACGCAGTACACAGGTTGGGGTCACATCGTGTTTATTTACTCGCGGGCCATCAGCTTCTGCTTCTTCAGCTTCTTCTGTGAAACCTGAGGAACAGAAGAAGGAatcagacaggaagcagctggtgatgatgtcatagctGTGGTGGTGTGATGAGGTCATAGCTGTGGTGGTGTGATGTCATAGCTGTGCTGGTGTGATGAGGTCATACCTTCTTCTTCTgggccacctcctcctccggcttGGGGACGATCTGCTCCTTCTCCGTGAGGATCATCTCGATGTGGCAGGGCGAGCTCATGTAGGGGTTGATGCGCCCGTGAGCGCGGTACGTACGCCTCCTCATCTTCGGGGCCTTGTTCACCTGGATGTGCTCGATGACCAGCGAGTCCACGTCCAAACCctagaccacaagagaccacagtCAGGAGACCCGCCAGAGAGACATGTACTTTAAATAAcgatcagaatatatataatgaacCTGTCACCACGGTAATGTATATAGTACTACTCAGTACCATGGGGAGCCAGTAGAGCACCACAGAAGAAGCCGGTTCACGAGACTCTGGTGATCAAAGCTCAGATATTAAGTTTCTCTTCATGGAGAATCAAAGGTGTCCTAATAATCATCACTGCAGTCACCTCAGAGCCTGTTGCTAGgcagtatatacaaatatattaaggTATTTACATCCCATTTAAAGAATAAACTATGAATGAATGTTCAGTTTGTTTCCGTGGAATTATGATAGTTTTTCATTGAAAGTAATTTGTGTAAATCTCACAACGCTCTCGTTGTGTTTACGTCAACAGGAACCGTCGACGATCAATGACATCATCGATATCTCCTGAACTGACTTCTGgtgtgaggcgttcaggtacCTTGAGCTCAGCGTTGCTCTCGGCATTCTTCAGCATGTGGAGCAGGAACTCCGCGCTCTTCTTGGGCCACCGACCCTGAGTCCAGCCGAACTGCTTGgcctgtaaacaacaacaactgttaaGGTCTGTCCTGCAGGACAACTATCAAAGAGACTTTAAATACAGATCAAAGAATATTAATCAACCCGTCACCATGGTACTGCTGTAGTACTACTCAGTACTGCATATAGTACTACTCAGTACCATGGGAGCCAGTAGAGCACCACAGAAGAAGCCGGTTCACTAGACTCTGGAGATCAAAGCTCAGATATTAATTTCTCTTCATGGAGAATCAAAGGTGTCCTAAATAATCATCACTGCAGTCACCTCAGAGCCTGTTGCTAGGCAGAATATGCACATGGATAAAGGTATTGAACGACACGTCATGCAGGGGAACCTGGCCgtgtgtctttcaatcagggttgTGGTTCAATcgccgccctagtcgatgtgtccttgagccaCACACTTGACCCGAGCGGCTCCTGTGTTAGTCACGTGTCGAGCAGCGTAACGCTAtgtaatgtgttgttgttgttacctgcGCGCGCGGCCGACGCCGCCGTTGTAGCGCCTGAACGGGACGCACTGGTGCTTCACGATGACGTCACGCAGGTACTTGTTGGCCTTGCGGATGTGCATCCCCTTGATGGCCTGGGCCGTCTCACGGGTGTTCTGCGGAGGAAGCGAGCGCATGCGCAGTGAGGAGCGGAGCCAAAGCACGTaactttaatttttaaaatacacaagATAATTAAAGCGGCTCAGAATGAATACGCGCTCCGTTATAATCTCGTCATAACAGAGTTCTTCATGTCATATTAAAGCTCGACACATGTACGTGAACGTTACAGTATTTAACCATCTTCTTACCTTGAAGTGGACCCGCAGGTTGGAGCCCCGGACTTACATGGTGCAGGAACAAACAGCCATTAAAACCACACTTTACACAGCAACGCATGCGCCACCGCGACGGGCAGCTCAGCTTTAAACAGAGTTTCACGGTAATCAAAGGTGTCCTAAGTCATCATCACGGCTGCGGGCAGCGGGCTCTACACCCACGTGGGACTCACACTTAGTCGGGTTCTCCGGGTCGAGAGAGTAGCGGACCATCTTCAGAGATCTGGGGAGCAGAGACACGCGTTAACCCCGGTTCCTCCAGACTTCATGTTCACATTGGCTCGTGTTTTCGGCTCCACTAACACCGACCAGCAGCGACAGCAAGCGGCGGAAACACGACACACTGCGGCTCAGAAATGAGCGATTCTCGGCTGCAGTTTGATGCAGGCAGATCCAAGATGGCGGACAGCCAACAGTCACAAATATCACAATACAACTCAACTCCAGCCTCTAAACACAGAAATATTACATCAGCCGACATGTTTAAAGGTTGTTAGCTAAGCGTCGCGGGTTTAAAAAGAAGGATGGTGAAGATTTAATGAAGATTTAACTTGGATTCTTGTCTCCGCGAGCGGGA
The window above is part of the Pseudoliparis swirei isolate HS2019 ecotype Mariana Trench chromosome 15, NWPU_hadal_v1, whole genome shotgun sequence genome. Proteins encoded here:
- the LOC130204957 gene encoding 60S ribosomal protein L17 is translated as MVRYSLDPENPTKCESHVVRGSNLRVHFKNTRETAQAIKGMHIRKANKYLRDVIVKHQCVPFRRYNGGVGRARSCCCLQAKQFGWTQGRWPKKSAEFLLHMLKNAESNAELKGLDVDSLVIEHIQVNKAPKMRRRTYRAHGRINPYMSSPCHIEMILTEKEQIVPKPEEEVAQKKKVSQKKLKKQKLMARE